One window of the Shewanella khirikhana genome contains the following:
- the slyD gene encoding peptidylprolyl isomerase has protein sequence MKITKHSAVTIHYRLSDQQDQLIESSFEADPMVYLHGAENLIPGLESALEGKAAGENLEVTVDCEQAYGPYHDGLRQEVPLEAFGGIEDIVPGMRFIAETEMGQRPVQVTEVLDNSVIVDGNHPLAGQSLTFYVEVVDVREASAEEVAHGHIHAHGGCGGHHHHHDEGGCCGGHDHDHGHCEHDHEKEAKPGCDGNGGCGCRG, from the coding sequence ATGAAGATCACTAAGCACAGCGCGGTAACCATCCACTATCGCTTGAGCGATCAGCAAGACCAGCTGATTGAAAGTTCCTTTGAGGCCGACCCCATGGTGTACCTGCACGGTGCCGAGAATCTGATCCCTGGTCTGGAGTCCGCTCTGGAAGGTAAAGCTGCCGGCGAAAACCTGGAAGTAACCGTAGATTGCGAACAGGCCTACGGTCCATACCATGACGGTCTGCGTCAGGAAGTGCCACTGGAAGCCTTCGGCGGCATCGAAGACATAGTGCCCGGCATGCGCTTTATCGCTGAAACCGAAATGGGTCAGCGTCCGGTTCAGGTAACCGAAGTGCTGGACAACAGCGTGATTGTTGACGGTAACCATCCGCTGGCCGGCCAATCACTGACCTTCTACGTTGAAGTGGTTGATGTACGCGAAGCCAGCGCTGAAGAAGTTGCCCACGGCCATATCCACGCCCACGGCGGCTGTGGCGGTCACCACCATCACCATGATGAAGGCGGTTGCTGTGGCGGTCATGATCACGACCACGGTCACTGTGAACACGACCACGAAAAAGAAGCCAAGCCAGGCTGTGATGGCAACGGTGGTTGCGGCTGCCGGGGCTAA